A stretch of the Hippoglossus hippoglossus isolate fHipHip1 chromosome 1, fHipHip1.pri, whole genome shotgun sequence genome encodes the following:
- the LOC117763313 gene encoding rab11 family-interacting protein 4A-like encodes MEEEWNREPEHLLTLLRKLREVFDVCDEDADGFIRPEHLVQLGSQFGQEEQVKRLAKCLDPNAHGRINFRDFCCGVLTMKGYVWNFKKKSSTHETAKSYYQSPHSLWPSSTHHQQTQAGGAPYANIA; translated from the exons atggaggaagagtggaACCGTGAGCCGGAGCATCTGCTGACATTACTGAGGAAACTCCGAGAGGTGTTCGACGTGTGTGACGAGGACGCGGACGGTTTTATTCGCCCTGAACACCTGGTGCAGCTGGGATCTCAGTTCGGACAAGAAGAACAG GTGAAGAGGTTGGCCAAATGTTTGGACCCCAACGCTCACGGGAGGATCAACTTCAGAGACTTCTGCTGTGGCGTGCTCACAATGAAAG GTTATGTTTGgaactttaaaaagaaaagttcaacaCATGAAACAGCCAAGAGTTATTATCAG agCCCACACAGCCTCTGGCCCTCGTCCACACATCACCAGCAGACACAGGCAGGCGGGGCTCCATATGCAAATATAGCCTGA